DNA from Nematostella vectensis chromosome 5, jaNemVect1.1, whole genome shotgun sequence:
TTTTtggcgtgaaaaaaaaaacatacattttCATCAACACTTTTCCTTTGCCTTGTTTGACGCCCTTCTCAGTGTTCCCAACTTATTGTTGGGTATTATTTCTGCGTTCATTTGAAAGTTAGCCAAGCCAGAACAGTCCTTCTCTCATCCAAACACATTGTTCTTACGGATATGATTCTGCTGCTTCTCCGAGACCCAGTCGGGGCTGATAACAAAAAATGTCTTCCTCGGTTTCTGAGCAGGATGGAAGAAACACTGTTTATCAATGTATCGGAACTCCTTCGGAAATCGCGACAGCTGGCTCTGGATCCGACGTGCTACGAGACGCTGCGGAAATTGTTCGGTTTGCGCTCGGCTGGTTGCCGATAAACCCGAATAAGGCCGTGAGCTCCCGAAACTTTTTACAGATAAAGCCTTATTCTGGGAATAGCTTGCACTTTTGCTTCGAAACATCTGCGGGTTTGGCTCAAGACCTTGTAGATTGATCTTTGTCGGTCGGCTTCTTAGAGGGACTTGTATCATTCGTGAAGTACCGGGTTTCTGGTCGCTCTCCCATGCCGGTTTCCTCATAAACCGTGAATGAAGTCTGATGTTTTGTAAAGGGTTTTCAGTACCCGTGTAGTTCGATCTATACTCAGATCGATAGACTATCCTAGTAACAGTTTCTTTTAGCAGATTGGGATCTCCCCTGTGGTTCATAGGCATTTTTAGGCTTGATAATGAATTTACTCACAGGTAACTTCACAGGTCAACAAACACAGTAGAAGAAGCAGTCGACGTCGGGACTCCGCAGATAAATAATCCAATATTATTTTCCTTCTAAAGGCAGTTCGATCTGCCATTCACCCGGAACCAGTTGATCCTTAAACCATCGTCAACTTCTAAAGAGCATTTTTGTGAAATCCTAAAGAGCCATGCTATGTTGAAAAAGGCCACTGCCGCATAAGAATTGCATTACAGTAGCCGTCACCATAGCTACCGAAGATATATGCGGCTGGGAACAATGGTGGTAATATAGGTCAAGTGATTTCATACAATTCTTAAGTACTGTAGTCAAAATCATTCATTTTACAACCAGACTGAACAATGACAGGAGATTTTAAAACTAGATATTAAGAATCAACGGATAGCGTATTTCATTTGGCTTTTTGGTCATTATTTCTAAATTACTGCAAAAggcaaattcaaaccaaaattTTTACCTATAAGTTAGTCGCTAATGAAAGGCTCTGTTGCCTTGATATCAACATATAAGTTTATTAAATAAATAGCAACGATTTAATCCTCGGGCTCGAAGCACCAGCTACTTGAGCCAAAATCAATTTCCCT
Protein-coding regions in this window:
- the LOC5517588 gene encoding uncharacterized protein LOC5517588; the protein is MPMNHRGDPNLLKETVTRIVYRSEYRSNYTGTENPLQNIRLHSRFMRKPAWESDQKPGTSRMIQVPLRSRPTKINLQGLEPNPQMFRSKSASYSQNKALSVKSFGSSRPYSGLSATSRAQTEQFPQRLVARRIQSQLSRFPKEFRYIDKQCFFHPAQKPRKTFFVISPDWVSEKQQNHIRKNNVFG